One window from the genome of Maylandia zebra isolate NMK-2024a linkage group LG18, Mzebra_GT3a, whole genome shotgun sequence encodes:
- the tnk2b gene encoding activated CDC42 kinase 1 isoform X2, whose translation MGETAEYQRLQETTESDYQRLPSDDEEKLGSSMQCEEGTEWLLELLMEVQLQQYFLRIRDDLNVTRLSHFDYVKNEDLEKIGMGRPGQRRLWEAVKRRKAMCKRKSWMSKVFSGKRPDGGDIPQQGQPASSFRKLSPTPPLGVGEGVLATQPSGGTLLDGQQQGLTCLIPEKDLTLFEKLGDGSFGVVKRGEWLTPAGKLNVAVKCLKTDVLSQPDALEDFICEVNVMHSLDHQNLIRLYGVVLTHPMKMVTELAPLGSLLERLRCVRPQGPVLIHTLCQYAVQVACGMAYLEQRRFIHRDLAARNILLASAHRVKIGDFGLMRALPNNHEHYVMQEHRKVPFAWCAPESLKTRTFSHATDTWMFGVTLWEMFTHGQEPWLGLNGSQILHKIDKEGERLPKPEDCPQDIYNVMLQCWAQKPDDRPTFVALREFLLESMPTDMCALQDFDEPDKLQIQVDDIITIIEGRAENYWWRGQNKRTLKVRQFPRNVVTSVAGLSAHDISRPLKNSFIHTGHGDTNPHRCWGFPDRIDDLYLGNPMDPPDVLGLDLSAAQPTQLAGRAKKEPPPRPPQPAVLIKKPSYDPVNEEEDLTSAGLKRLSLRKTGSVKGLKLKPAVWVSASKQGGCRTLGSGQNTNSEVSLIDFGEEYPISTPSPSPVVEIPIPLLAKLALEAENLLDRTPPQSPSKSLPRPLHPTPVVDWDARPLPPPPAYDDVAQDEDDMEVSSINSSEQQNEAEHSDGRNPEETLSSGQKVNDEALVSRGSDRQGLEDNLFLPSKHSQSLSTSFSQSAEIFQELQQECMRRLNVPAASAPRSCSPLQSSVSCPQTPQSLQTHEGQQQSVLSCNEDRPQIPPRVPIPPRPIKKGDYTSGRWSRDLSLSPVPTETTENVSGAGQERPPQIPPRDPLSQPGSRTPSPMGLVVGSPQQRLYSVSPNTMQAAITTCPPTHTYSSYLSTSPGKLMPTTHSFASDPKYAAPKVIQAQVQGKDAASKGPCILPIVRDGRKVSNTHYYLLPERPPYLDRFDRFFREAESLPANDVEEKHVRQANTATVRPMVVSSHTLQGHTQVQGLVQPGGDLKANFSSNNNSNLGWPRSGMKSSVSLPRVSSDGLTAPAVTAFCTRTDGGGNSADRVKMVQEAVHGVTMEECQAALQNHNWNVQQAVHYLKVEQLFCLGLRSRSECLKLLEMCDWNLEVASTHMLDNYGSTTRQRR comes from the exons GGCAGAGAAGGCTGTGGGAGGCCGTGAAAAGGAGGAAAGCCATGTGCAAGCGCAAGTCCTGGATGAGCAAG GTTTTTAGTGGTAAACGTCCAGATGGAGGAGACATACCCCAGCAGGGTCAACCGGCTTCCTCGTTTCGTAAGCTGTCTCCCACACCACCTCTGGGCGTCGGGGAGGGAGTCCTAGCCACGCAGCCCAGTGGTGGCACTCTCCTCGACGGGCAGCAGCAGGGTCTGACCTGCCTCATCCCAGAGAAGGACTTGACGCTGTTTGAGAAGCTGGGCGACGGCTCATTTGGCGTCGTGAAGAGGGGAGAGTGGTTGACACCTGCGGGGAAG CTGAACGTGGCTGTGAAGTGTCTGAAGACAGATGTGCTCAGTCAGCCCGACGCTCTGGAGGATTTCATCTGTGAGGTCAACGTCATGCACTCGCTGGACCATCAAAACCTGATCCGCCTCTACGGTGTGGTGCTCACACACCCAATGAAGATG GTGACTGAACTGGCACCTCTCGGTTCTCTGCTGGAGCGTTTGCGCTGCGTTCGTCCTCAAGGCCCAGTGTTGATCCACACTCTGTGTCAGTATGCTGTGCAGGTGGCTTGTGGCATGGCTTATCTGGAGCAGAGGAGGTTCATCCACAGGGACCTGGCAGCGAG GAACATCCTGCTGGCCTCGGCTCACAGAGTGAAGATTGGTGACTTTGGCCTGATGAGGGCGCTGCCTAACAACCACGAGCACTATGTCATGCAGGAGCATCGCAAGGTCCCCTTTGCGTG GTGTGCTCCAGAGAGTTTAAAGACCAGAACCTTCTCCCATGCAACAGACACTTGGATGTTTGGAGTCACCCTCTGGGAGATGTTCACACACGGTCAGGAGCCTTGGCTGGGTCTTAATGGTAGTCAG ATTCTCCATAAAATTGATAAAGAGGGTGAGCGCCTCCCTAAGCCAGAGGATTGTCCACAGGATATCTATAACGTCATGCTGCAGTGCTGGGCTCAGAAACCTGATGACAGACCAACTTTTGTTGCTCTACGCGAGTTCCTGCTCGAG TCTATGCCTACAGACATGTGTGCTCTCCAGGACTTTGATGAGCCTGACAAACTCCAGATCCAGGTCGATGACATTATCACCATCATAGAGGGGAG GGCAGAGAATTATTGGTGGCGAGGTCAAAATAAACGCACCCTTAAGGTCAGGCAGTTCCCCAGGAATGTGGTGACTTCTGTAGCAGGGTTGTCTGCACACGACATCAGTCGTCCACTCAAGAACAGCTTCATCCACACAGGACATGGAGACACCAATCCCCATCGCTGCTGGGGCTTCCCTGATAGGATCGATGA TTTGTACCTCGGGAATCCCATGGATCCTCCTGACGTTCTGGGCTTGGACCTCAGTGCTGCACAGCCCACACAGCTAGCAGGACGAGCTAAAA AGGAGCCTCCTCCCCGCCCTCCTCAACCAGCAGTGTTAATCAAGA AACCTTCCTATGACCCAGTAAATGAGGAGGAGGATCTGACCTCTGCGGGACTAAAGAGATTATCACTTCGCAAAACGGGTTCTGTGAAAGGCCTCAAACTTAAACCGGCCGTGTGGGTCTCTGCTTCCAAACAGGGAGGTTGCAGGACTTTAGGCTCAGGCCAGAACACTAACAGTGAAGTGTCCCTCATTGACTTTGGGGAAGAGTACCCAATATCCACACCGTCCCCCTCTCCCGTGGTTGAAATTCCGATTCCTCTATTGGCCAAGTTGGCTTTGGAAGCAGAAAATCTCCTGGACAGGACTCCACCTCAAAGCCCATCCAAATCATTGCCCCGCCCCCTTCACCCTACGCCAGTAGTGGACTGGGATGCACGGCCATTACCCCCACCCCCAGCTTATGACGATGTAGCACAAGATGAGGATGATATGGAG GTGAGCTCCATCAACAGCTCGGAGCAGCAGAATGAGGCAGAGCATAGTGATGGCCGCAATCCAGAAGAAACTCTGTCCTCTGGGCAGAAGGTCAATGATGAGGCTCTAGTCTCCAGAGGTTCAGACAGACAAGGTCTGGAAGACAACCTGTTTCTCCCCAGCAAGCACAGCCAGAGCCTGTCCACCTCTTTTTCACAGTCTGCAGAGATCTTTCAAGAACTTCAACAAGAGTGCATGAGGAGGCTCAATGTACCGGCAGCAAGTGCTCCTCGTTCGTGCTCGCCATTGCAGAGCTCAGTCTCGTGTCCCCAGACTCCTCAAAGTCTCCAAACCCATGAGGGACAACAGCAGAGTGTCCTTTCCTGTAACGAGGACCGACCCCAGATCCCCCCACGAGTTCCCATCCCCCCTCGCCCCATAAAGAAGGGTGACTACACCTCTGGCCGCTGGTCAAGGGACCTCTCCCTTTCTCCAGTGCCGACTGAAACCACGGAAAACGTTTCAGGTGCAGGACAGGAACGACCACCTCAAATCCCTCCCAGAGACCCTTTGTCTCAGCCTGGATCAAGAACTCCAAGCCCAATGGGTCTGGTAGTGGGTTCCCCCCAGCAGAGGCTTTACTCTGTCAGCCCCAACACAATGCAGGCTGCCATTACAACctgcccacccacacacacctaCAGCTCCTACCTCTCTACCTCTCCGGGTAAACTCATGCCTACTACACACAGCTTTGCTTCGGACCCCAAATATGCTGCACCCAAAGTGATCCAGGCCCAGGTGCAGGGGAAGGACGCTGCTAGCAAGGGCCCCTGTATCCTGCCTATTGTCCGTGACGGGCGTAAAGTCAGTAACACCCACTATTACCTTCTGCCAGAGAGGCCACCGTATCTCGATCGATTCGATCGCTTCTTCAGGGAGGCTGAAAGCCTTCCTGCCAACGATGTGGAAGAAAAGCATGTACGGCAAGCCAACACAGCCACGGTCAGACCAATGGTGGTCAGCAGTCACACACTGCAGGGGCACACCCAGGTGCAGGGGCTGGTCCAGCCGGGTGGGGACCTGAAAGCCAATTTCTCCTCCAATAATAACAGCAATCTGGGTTGGCCACGGTCAGGGATGAAGAGTTCAGTTAGTCTTCCTCGCGTCTCTTCAGACGGGCTGACAGCACCAGCAGTCACTGCTTTCTGTACCAGGACAGACGGAGGAGGGAACTCAGCTGATAGGGTCAAGATG GTGCAGGAGGCGGTTCACGGTGTGACGATGGAGGAGTGCCAGGCCGCCCTCCAGAACCACAACTGGAATGTCCAGCAAGCTGTGCATTATCTAAAG GTAGAACAGTTGTTCTGTTTGGGCCTGAGGAGCAGATCAGAGTGTCTAAAGCTGCTGGAGATGTGTGACTGGAACCTGGAGGTGGCCAGCACTCACATGCTGGATAACTATGGATCTACAACAAGGCAAAG ACGGTGA
- the tnk2b gene encoding activated CDC42 kinase 1 isoform X7, producing MRRFDKLKKTFPFLARFHVYRKLGSSMQCEEGTEWLLELLMEVQLQQYFLRIRDDLNVTRLSHFDYVKNEDLEKIGMGRPGQRRLWEAVKRRKAMCKRKSWMSKVFSGKRPDGGDIPQQGQPASSFRKLSPTPPLGVGEGVLATQPSGGTLLDGQQQGLTCLIPEKDLTLFEKLGDGSFGVVKRGEWLTPAGKVLNVAVKCLKTDVLSQPDALEDFICEVNVMHSLDHQNLIRLYGVVLTHPMKMVTELAPLGSLLERLRCVRPQGPVLIHTLCQYAVQVACGMAYLEQRRFIHRDLAARNILLASAHRVKIGDFGLMRALPNNHEHYVMQEHRKVPFAWCAPESLKTRTFSHATDTWMFGVTLWEMFTHGQEPWLGLNGSQILHKIDKEGERLPKPEDCPQDIYNVMLQCWAQKPDDRPTFVALREFLLESMPTDMCALQDFDEPDKLQIQVDDIITIIEGRAENYWWRGQNKRTLKVRQFPRNVVTSVAGLSAHDISRPLKNSFIHTGHGDTNPHRCWGFPDRIDDLYLGNPMDPPDVLGLDLSAAQPTQLAGRAKKPSYDPVNEEEDLTSAGLKRLSLRKTGSVKGLKLKPAVWVSASKQGGCRTLGSGQNTNSEVSLIDFGEEYPISTPSPSPVVEIPIPLLAKLALEAENLLDRTPPQSPSKSLPRPLHPTPVVDWDARPLPPPPAYDDVAQDEDDMEVSSINSSEQQNEAEHSDGRNPEETLSSGQKVNDEALVSRGSDRQGLEDNLFLPSKHSQSLSTSFSQSAEIFQELQQECMRRLNVPAASAPRSCSPLQSSVSCPQTPQSLQTHEGQQQSVLSCNEDRPQIPPRVPIPPRPIKKGDYTSGRWSRDLSLSPVPTETTENVSGAGQERPPQIPPRDPLSQPGSRTPSPMGLVVGSPQQRLYSVSPNTMQAAITTCPPTHTYSSYLSTSPGKLMPTTHSFASDPKYAAPKVIQAQVQGKDAASKGPCILPIVRDGRKVSNTHYYLLPERPPYLDRFDRFFREAESLPANDVEEKHVRQANTATVRPMVVSSHTLQGHTQVQGLVQPGGDLKANFSSNNNSNLGWPRSGMKSSVSLPRVSSDGLTAPAVTAFCTRTDGGGNSADRVKMVQEAVHGVTMEECQAALQNHNWNVQQAVHYLKVEQLFCLGLRSRSECLKLLEMCDWNLEVASTHMLDNYGSTTRQR from the exons GGCAGAGAAGGCTGTGGGAGGCCGTGAAAAGGAGGAAAGCCATGTGCAAGCGCAAGTCCTGGATGAGCAAG GTTTTTAGTGGTAAACGTCCAGATGGAGGAGACATACCCCAGCAGGGTCAACCGGCTTCCTCGTTTCGTAAGCTGTCTCCCACACCACCTCTGGGCGTCGGGGAGGGAGTCCTAGCCACGCAGCCCAGTGGTGGCACTCTCCTCGACGGGCAGCAGCAGGGTCTGACCTGCCTCATCCCAGAGAAGGACTTGACGCTGTTTGAGAAGCTGGGCGACGGCTCATTTGGCGTCGTGAAGAGGGGAGAGTGGTTGACACCTGCGGGGAAGGTG CTGAACGTGGCTGTGAAGTGTCTGAAGACAGATGTGCTCAGTCAGCCCGACGCTCTGGAGGATTTCATCTGTGAGGTCAACGTCATGCACTCGCTGGACCATCAAAACCTGATCCGCCTCTACGGTGTGGTGCTCACACACCCAATGAAGATG GTGACTGAACTGGCACCTCTCGGTTCTCTGCTGGAGCGTTTGCGCTGCGTTCGTCCTCAAGGCCCAGTGTTGATCCACACTCTGTGTCAGTATGCTGTGCAGGTGGCTTGTGGCATGGCTTATCTGGAGCAGAGGAGGTTCATCCACAGGGACCTGGCAGCGAG GAACATCCTGCTGGCCTCGGCTCACAGAGTGAAGATTGGTGACTTTGGCCTGATGAGGGCGCTGCCTAACAACCACGAGCACTATGTCATGCAGGAGCATCGCAAGGTCCCCTTTGCGTG GTGTGCTCCAGAGAGTTTAAAGACCAGAACCTTCTCCCATGCAACAGACACTTGGATGTTTGGAGTCACCCTCTGGGAGATGTTCACACACGGTCAGGAGCCTTGGCTGGGTCTTAATGGTAGTCAG ATTCTCCATAAAATTGATAAAGAGGGTGAGCGCCTCCCTAAGCCAGAGGATTGTCCACAGGATATCTATAACGTCATGCTGCAGTGCTGGGCTCAGAAACCTGATGACAGACCAACTTTTGTTGCTCTACGCGAGTTCCTGCTCGAG TCTATGCCTACAGACATGTGTGCTCTCCAGGACTTTGATGAGCCTGACAAACTCCAGATCCAGGTCGATGACATTATCACCATCATAGAGGGGAG GGCAGAGAATTATTGGTGGCGAGGTCAAAATAAACGCACCCTTAAGGTCAGGCAGTTCCCCAGGAATGTGGTGACTTCTGTAGCAGGGTTGTCTGCACACGACATCAGTCGTCCACTCAAGAACAGCTTCATCCACACAGGACATGGAGACACCAATCCCCATCGCTGCTGGGGCTTCCCTGATAGGATCGATGA TTTGTACCTCGGGAATCCCATGGATCCTCCTGACGTTCTGGGCTTGGACCTCAGTGCTGCACAGCCCACACAGCTAGCAGGACGAGCTAAAA AACCTTCCTATGACCCAGTAAATGAGGAGGAGGATCTGACCTCTGCGGGACTAAAGAGATTATCACTTCGCAAAACGGGTTCTGTGAAAGGCCTCAAACTTAAACCGGCCGTGTGGGTCTCTGCTTCCAAACAGGGAGGTTGCAGGACTTTAGGCTCAGGCCAGAACACTAACAGTGAAGTGTCCCTCATTGACTTTGGGGAAGAGTACCCAATATCCACACCGTCCCCCTCTCCCGTGGTTGAAATTCCGATTCCTCTATTGGCCAAGTTGGCTTTGGAAGCAGAAAATCTCCTGGACAGGACTCCACCTCAAAGCCCATCCAAATCATTGCCCCGCCCCCTTCACCCTACGCCAGTAGTGGACTGGGATGCACGGCCATTACCCCCACCCCCAGCTTATGACGATGTAGCACAAGATGAGGATGATATGGAG GTGAGCTCCATCAACAGCTCGGAGCAGCAGAATGAGGCAGAGCATAGTGATGGCCGCAATCCAGAAGAAACTCTGTCCTCTGGGCAGAAGGTCAATGATGAGGCTCTAGTCTCCAGAGGTTCAGACAGACAAGGTCTGGAAGACAACCTGTTTCTCCCCAGCAAGCACAGCCAGAGCCTGTCCACCTCTTTTTCACAGTCTGCAGAGATCTTTCAAGAACTTCAACAAGAGTGCATGAGGAGGCTCAATGTACCGGCAGCAAGTGCTCCTCGTTCGTGCTCGCCATTGCAGAGCTCAGTCTCGTGTCCCCAGACTCCTCAAAGTCTCCAAACCCATGAGGGACAACAGCAGAGTGTCCTTTCCTGTAACGAGGACCGACCCCAGATCCCCCCACGAGTTCCCATCCCCCCTCGCCCCATAAAGAAGGGTGACTACACCTCTGGCCGCTGGTCAAGGGACCTCTCCCTTTCTCCAGTGCCGACTGAAACCACGGAAAACGTTTCAGGTGCAGGACAGGAACGACCACCTCAAATCCCTCCCAGAGACCCTTTGTCTCAGCCTGGATCAAGAACTCCAAGCCCAATGGGTCTGGTAGTGGGTTCCCCCCAGCAGAGGCTTTACTCTGTCAGCCCCAACACAATGCAGGCTGCCATTACAACctgcccacccacacacacctaCAGCTCCTACCTCTCTACCTCTCCGGGTAAACTCATGCCTACTACACACAGCTTTGCTTCGGACCCCAAATATGCTGCACCCAAAGTGATCCAGGCCCAGGTGCAGGGGAAGGACGCTGCTAGCAAGGGCCCCTGTATCCTGCCTATTGTCCGTGACGGGCGTAAAGTCAGTAACACCCACTATTACCTTCTGCCAGAGAGGCCACCGTATCTCGATCGATTCGATCGCTTCTTCAGGGAGGCTGAAAGCCTTCCTGCCAACGATGTGGAAGAAAAGCATGTACGGCAAGCCAACACAGCCACGGTCAGACCAATGGTGGTCAGCAGTCACACACTGCAGGGGCACACCCAGGTGCAGGGGCTGGTCCAGCCGGGTGGGGACCTGAAAGCCAATTTCTCCTCCAATAATAACAGCAATCTGGGTTGGCCACGGTCAGGGATGAAGAGTTCAGTTAGTCTTCCTCGCGTCTCTTCAGACGGGCTGACAGCACCAGCAGTCACTGCTTTCTGTACCAGGACAGACGGAGGAGGGAACTCAGCTGATAGGGTCAAGATG GTGCAGGAGGCGGTTCACGGTGTGACGATGGAGGAGTGCCAGGCCGCCCTCCAGAACCACAACTGGAATGTCCAGCAAGCTGTGCATTATCTAAAG GTAGAACAGTTGTTCTGTTTGGGCCTGAGGAGCAGATCAGAGTGTCTAAAGCTGCTGGAGATGTGTGACTGGAACCTGGAGGTGGCCAGCACTCACATGCTGGATAACTATGGATCTACAACAAGGCAAAGGTAG
- the tnk2b gene encoding activated CDC42 kinase 1 isoform X5: MRRFDKLKKTFPFLARFHVYRKLGSSMQCEEGTEWLLELLMEVQLQQYFLRIRDDLNVTRLSHFDYVKNEDLEKIGMGRPGQRRLWEAVKRRKAMCKRKSWMSKVFSGKRPDGGDIPQQGQPASSFRKLSPTPPLGVGEGVLATQPSGGTLLDGQQQGLTCLIPEKDLTLFEKLGDGSFGVVKRGEWLTPAGKVLNVAVKCLKTDVLSQPDALEDFICEVNVMHSLDHQNLIRLYGVVLTHPMKMVTELAPLGSLLERLRCVRPQGPVLIHTLCQYAVQVACGMAYLEQRRFIHRDLAARNILLASAHRVKIGDFGLMRALPNNHEHYVMQEHRKVPFAWCAPESLKTRTFSHATDTWMFGVTLWEMFTHGQEPWLGLNGSQILHKIDKEGERLPKPEDCPQDIYNVMLQCWAQKPDDRPTFVALREFLLESMPTDMCALQDFDEPDKLQIQVDDIITIIEGRAENYWWRGQNKRTLKVRQFPRNVVTSVAGLSAHDISRPLKNSFIHTGHGDTNPHRCWGFPDRIDDLYLGNPMDPPDVLGLDLSAAQPTQLAGRAKKPSYDPVNEEEDLTSAGLKRLSLRKTGSVKGLKLKPAVWVSASKQGGCRTLGSGQNTNSEVSLIDFGEEYPISTPSPSPVVEIPIPLLAKLALEAENLLDRTPPQSPSKSLPRPLHPTPVVDWDARPLPPPPAYDDVAQDEDDMEVSSINSSEQQNEAEHSDGRNPEETLSSGQKVNDEALVSRGSDRQGLEDNLFLPSKHSQSLSTSFSQSAEIFQELQQECMRRLNVPAASAPRSCSPLQSSVSCPQTPQSLQTHEGQQQSVLSCNEDRPQIPPRVPIPPRPIKKGDYTSGRWSRDLSLSPVPTETTENVSGAGQERPPQIPPRDPLSQPGSRTPSPMGLVVGSPQQRLYSVSPNTMQAAITTCPPTHTYSSYLSTSPGKLMPTTHSFASDPKYAAPKVIQAQVQGKDAASKGPCILPIVRDGRKVSNTHYYLLPERPPYLDRFDRFFREAESLPANDVEEKHVRQANTATVRPMVVSSHTLQGHTQVQGLVQPGGDLKANFSSNNNSNLGWPRSGMKSSVSLPRVSSDGLTAPAVTAFCTRTDGGGNSADRVKMVQEAVHGVTMEECQAALQNHNWNVQQAVHYLKVEQLFCLGLRSRSECLKLLEMCDWNLEVASTHMLDNYGSTTRQRR, translated from the exons GGCAGAGAAGGCTGTGGGAGGCCGTGAAAAGGAGGAAAGCCATGTGCAAGCGCAAGTCCTGGATGAGCAAG GTTTTTAGTGGTAAACGTCCAGATGGAGGAGACATACCCCAGCAGGGTCAACCGGCTTCCTCGTTTCGTAAGCTGTCTCCCACACCACCTCTGGGCGTCGGGGAGGGAGTCCTAGCCACGCAGCCCAGTGGTGGCACTCTCCTCGACGGGCAGCAGCAGGGTCTGACCTGCCTCATCCCAGAGAAGGACTTGACGCTGTTTGAGAAGCTGGGCGACGGCTCATTTGGCGTCGTGAAGAGGGGAGAGTGGTTGACACCTGCGGGGAAGGTG CTGAACGTGGCTGTGAAGTGTCTGAAGACAGATGTGCTCAGTCAGCCCGACGCTCTGGAGGATTTCATCTGTGAGGTCAACGTCATGCACTCGCTGGACCATCAAAACCTGATCCGCCTCTACGGTGTGGTGCTCACACACCCAATGAAGATG GTGACTGAACTGGCACCTCTCGGTTCTCTGCTGGAGCGTTTGCGCTGCGTTCGTCCTCAAGGCCCAGTGTTGATCCACACTCTGTGTCAGTATGCTGTGCAGGTGGCTTGTGGCATGGCTTATCTGGAGCAGAGGAGGTTCATCCACAGGGACCTGGCAGCGAG GAACATCCTGCTGGCCTCGGCTCACAGAGTGAAGATTGGTGACTTTGGCCTGATGAGGGCGCTGCCTAACAACCACGAGCACTATGTCATGCAGGAGCATCGCAAGGTCCCCTTTGCGTG GTGTGCTCCAGAGAGTTTAAAGACCAGAACCTTCTCCCATGCAACAGACACTTGGATGTTTGGAGTCACCCTCTGGGAGATGTTCACACACGGTCAGGAGCCTTGGCTGGGTCTTAATGGTAGTCAG ATTCTCCATAAAATTGATAAAGAGGGTGAGCGCCTCCCTAAGCCAGAGGATTGTCCACAGGATATCTATAACGTCATGCTGCAGTGCTGGGCTCAGAAACCTGATGACAGACCAACTTTTGTTGCTCTACGCGAGTTCCTGCTCGAG TCTATGCCTACAGACATGTGTGCTCTCCAGGACTTTGATGAGCCTGACAAACTCCAGATCCAGGTCGATGACATTATCACCATCATAGAGGGGAG GGCAGAGAATTATTGGTGGCGAGGTCAAAATAAACGCACCCTTAAGGTCAGGCAGTTCCCCAGGAATGTGGTGACTTCTGTAGCAGGGTTGTCTGCACACGACATCAGTCGTCCACTCAAGAACAGCTTCATCCACACAGGACATGGAGACACCAATCCCCATCGCTGCTGGGGCTTCCCTGATAGGATCGATGA TTTGTACCTCGGGAATCCCATGGATCCTCCTGACGTTCTGGGCTTGGACCTCAGTGCTGCACAGCCCACACAGCTAGCAGGACGAGCTAAAA AACCTTCCTATGACCCAGTAAATGAGGAGGAGGATCTGACCTCTGCGGGACTAAAGAGATTATCACTTCGCAAAACGGGTTCTGTGAAAGGCCTCAAACTTAAACCGGCCGTGTGGGTCTCTGCTTCCAAACAGGGAGGTTGCAGGACTTTAGGCTCAGGCCAGAACACTAACAGTGAAGTGTCCCTCATTGACTTTGGGGAAGAGTACCCAATATCCACACCGTCCCCCTCTCCCGTGGTTGAAATTCCGATTCCTCTATTGGCCAAGTTGGCTTTGGAAGCAGAAAATCTCCTGGACAGGACTCCACCTCAAAGCCCATCCAAATCATTGCCCCGCCCCCTTCACCCTACGCCAGTAGTGGACTGGGATGCACGGCCATTACCCCCACCCCCAGCTTATGACGATGTAGCACAAGATGAGGATGATATGGAG GTGAGCTCCATCAACAGCTCGGAGCAGCAGAATGAGGCAGAGCATAGTGATGGCCGCAATCCAGAAGAAACTCTGTCCTCTGGGCAGAAGGTCAATGATGAGGCTCTAGTCTCCAGAGGTTCAGACAGACAAGGTCTGGAAGACAACCTGTTTCTCCCCAGCAAGCACAGCCAGAGCCTGTCCACCTCTTTTTCACAGTCTGCAGAGATCTTTCAAGAACTTCAACAAGAGTGCATGAGGAGGCTCAATGTACCGGCAGCAAGTGCTCCTCGTTCGTGCTCGCCATTGCAGAGCTCAGTCTCGTGTCCCCAGACTCCTCAAAGTCTCCAAACCCATGAGGGACAACAGCAGAGTGTCCTTTCCTGTAACGAGGACCGACCCCAGATCCCCCCACGAGTTCCCATCCCCCCTCGCCCCATAAAGAAGGGTGACTACACCTCTGGCCGCTGGTCAAGGGACCTCTCCCTTTCTCCAGTGCCGACTGAAACCACGGAAAACGTTTCAGGTGCAGGACAGGAACGACCACCTCAAATCCCTCCCAGAGACCCTTTGTCTCAGCCTGGATCAAGAACTCCAAGCCCAATGGGTCTGGTAGTGGGTTCCCCCCAGCAGAGGCTTTACTCTGTCAGCCCCAACACAATGCAGGCTGCCATTACAACctgcccacccacacacacctaCAGCTCCTACCTCTCTACCTCTCCGGGTAAACTCATGCCTACTACACACAGCTTTGCTTCGGACCCCAAATATGCTGCACCCAAAGTGATCCAGGCCCAGGTGCAGGGGAAGGACGCTGCTAGCAAGGGCCCCTGTATCCTGCCTATTGTCCGTGACGGGCGTAAAGTCAGTAACACCCACTATTACCTTCTGCCAGAGAGGCCACCGTATCTCGATCGATTCGATCGCTTCTTCAGGGAGGCTGAAAGCCTTCCTGCCAACGATGTGGAAGAAAAGCATGTACGGCAAGCCAACACAGCCACGGTCAGACCAATGGTGGTCAGCAGTCACACACTGCAGGGGCACACCCAGGTGCAGGGGCTGGTCCAGCCGGGTGGGGACCTGAAAGCCAATTTCTCCTCCAATAATAACAGCAATCTGGGTTGGCCACGGTCAGGGATGAAGAGTTCAGTTAGTCTTCCTCGCGTCTCTTCAGACGGGCTGACAGCACCAGCAGTCACTGCTTTCTGTACCAGGACAGACGGAGGAGGGAACTCAGCTGATAGGGTCAAGATG GTGCAGGAGGCGGTTCACGGTGTGACGATGGAGGAGTGCCAGGCCGCCCTCCAGAACCACAACTGGAATGTCCAGCAAGCTGTGCATTATCTAAAG GTAGAACAGTTGTTCTGTTTGGGCCTGAGGAGCAGATCAGAGTGTCTAAAGCTGCTGGAGATGTGTGACTGGAACCTGGAGGTGGCCAGCACTCACATGCTGGATAACTATGGATCTACAACAAGGCAAAG ACGGTGA